In Pseudomonas sp. MTM4, one genomic interval encodes:
- a CDS encoding 3-hydroxyacyl-CoA dehydrogenase has product MARSINIMGLVGTGVMGAGIAQIAAQAGVQVRLYDAREGAALTACDNLAATLGKLVAKGKITEASADAAMALLKPVAAIEELAGCDMVVEAIIENLDAKRGLLTQLEGIVDAECILATNTSSLSVSAIATACQHPQRVAGFHFFNPVPLMKVVEVIDGIATDPAVSDALLDLAKRMGHTGVRAKDTPGFIVNHAGRAYGTEALKILGEGVALQGDVDRILREGAGFRMGPLELFDLTALDVSHPVMESIYTQFYHDPRYTPSPLTRQMLVAGRVGRKVGQGFYRYQNGQMVDAPQPQPVPSVEQLPPVWVATENTDDRQTLVELLDALGAQVEEGDHPSEQALCLIAPYGDDATTATNRFGVDAARTVCVDLLTDLSRHRTLMMTPATRPDMRVAAHALFARDGVGVTVIRDSVGFVAQRVLAMVVNLACDIAQQRIASPEDIDQAVRLGLGYPQGPLAWGDSLGPRRLLTILERMLNVTGDPRYRPSHWLRRRALLGLSLRLDEPSAV; this is encoded by the coding sequence ATGGCTCGCTCGATCAACATCATGGGGCTGGTCGGCACCGGCGTAATGGGCGCCGGCATCGCCCAGATCGCGGCGCAGGCTGGCGTGCAAGTGCGTCTGTACGATGCCCGTGAAGGCGCCGCCTTGACCGCGTGCGACAATCTCGCGGCCACCCTCGGCAAACTGGTGGCCAAGGGCAAGATCACCGAGGCCTCCGCCGACGCTGCCATGGCGCTGCTCAAGCCGGTCGCCGCCATCGAGGAACTTGCCGGTTGCGACATGGTGGTGGAAGCCATCATCGAGAACCTGGATGCCAAGCGCGGCCTGCTGACCCAGTTGGAAGGCATCGTTGACGCCGAATGCATCCTGGCGACCAACACCTCGTCGCTCTCGGTGAGCGCCATCGCCACCGCCTGTCAGCATCCGCAGCGCGTCGCCGGCTTTCACTTCTTCAACCCTGTTCCGTTGATGAAGGTGGTCGAAGTCATCGACGGAATCGCCACCGATCCGGCCGTCAGCGATGCCCTGTTGGACCTGGCCAAGCGCATGGGCCACACCGGTGTCCGCGCCAAGGACACTCCAGGCTTCATCGTCAATCATGCGGGTCGTGCCTACGGCACCGAAGCCCTGAAGATCCTCGGCGAAGGTGTCGCCCTGCAAGGCGACGTGGACCGCATCCTGCGCGAGGGCGCCGGTTTCCGCATGGGCCCGCTGGAGCTGTTCGACCTCACCGCGCTGGACGTTTCCCATCCGGTGATGGAATCCATCTACACCCAGTTCTACCACGACCCGCGCTACACGCCGTCCCCGCTGACCCGCCAGATGCTGGTGGCCGGCCGCGTGGGCCGCAAGGTGGGGCAGGGGTTCTACCGCTACCAGAACGGCCAGATGGTCGATGCGCCGCAACCGCAACCGGTGCCGAGTGTTGAGCAATTGCCGCCGGTGTGGGTCGCCACCGAGAACACGGACGACCGGCAGACGCTGGTCGAGCTGCTCGATGCGCTGGGTGCGCAGGTGGAGGAGGGCGATCATCCTTCCGAGCAGGCGCTGTGCCTGATTGCGCCCTACGGCGATGACGCCACCACCGCAACCAATCGTTTCGGCGTGGATGCCGCGCGCACGGTGTGCGTGGACCTGCTGACCGATCTGTCTCGCCATCGCACGCTGATGATGACACCGGCTACCCGTCCGGACATGCGCGTTGCCGCCCATGCGCTGTTCGCCCGCGATGGCGTGGGCGTTACCGTGATTCGCGACAGCGTCGGTTTCGTAGCGCAGCGCGTGCTGGCCATGGTGGTCAACCTGGCCTGCGACATCGCTCAGCAGCGGATCGCCAGCCCCGAGGACATTGATCAGGCCGTGCGTCTGGGCCTGGGTTACCCGCAGGGTCCGCTGGCCTGGGGCGACAGCCTCGGTCCGCGTCGCCTGCTGACCATACTCGAGCGCATGTTGAACGTGACCGGCGACCCGCGTTACCGCCCGAGCCACTGGCTGCGCCGCCGTGCCCTGCTGGGTCTGTCGCTGCGCCTGGATGAGCCGTCCGCCGTATAA
- a CDS encoding 3-oxoadipyl-CoA thiolase has protein sequence MLNAYIYAGLRTPFGRHGGGLAPVRPDDLIADVIRELIARTGIDGAAVDDLILGNTNQAGEDSRNIARHAVLLSGLPVTVPGQTVNRLCASGLAAIVDAARAVTCNEGELFVAGGVESMSRAPFVMAKAEKAYSRDFTVYDSTIGARFPNPKIIEQFGNDSMPQTGDNVALEFGISREEADTFAAASQAKFEAARQAGFFAEEILPVSVPTGRKTPPSVIAEDEHPRPQSDMAALTKLRPLFEDGVVTAGNASGVNDGAAALLIGSQAAGEKHGLKPMARILSAAVAGVEPRIMGVGPVEAINKALARAGLSLTDMDIIEINEAFASQVLGCLKGLDVAFDDPRVNPNGGAIAVGHPLGASGARLALSTARELQRSGKRYAVISLCIGVGQGLAMVIERV, from the coding sequence ATGCTGAACGCCTACATCTACGCTGGCCTGCGTACTCCCTTCGGTCGCCATGGCGGTGGTCTGGCTCCGGTTCGCCCGGATGATCTGATTGCCGACGTGATCCGCGAGCTGATTGCGCGCACCGGCATTGACGGGGCTGCCGTCGACGACCTGATCCTCGGCAACACCAACCAGGCCGGTGAAGACAGCCGTAACATCGCCCGTCATGCCGTGCTGCTCTCCGGCCTGCCGGTCACCGTGCCCGGCCAGACCGTCAACCGGCTGTGTGCCAGTGGCCTGGCCGCGATCGTCGATGCTGCACGCGCCGTCACCTGCAACGAAGGCGAACTGTTCGTTGCAGGCGGCGTGGAAAGCATGTCGCGCGCCCCGTTCGTCATGGCCAAGGCCGAGAAGGCCTATAGCCGCGACTTCACGGTGTACGACAGCACCATCGGCGCGCGCTTCCCGAACCCGAAAATCATCGAGCAGTTCGGCAACGACAGCATGCCGCAGACTGGCGACAACGTGGCCCTCGAGTTTGGCATCAGCCGTGAAGAGGCCGACACCTTTGCCGCTGCCTCACAGGCCAAGTTCGAAGCCGCCCGCCAGGCTGGTTTCTTCGCCGAGGAGATCTTGCCGGTGAGCGTGCCGACCGGTCGCAAGACCCCGCCGAGCGTGATCGCCGAGGATGAGCATCCGCGTCCGCAATCCGACATGGCCGCACTGACCAAGCTGCGCCCGCTGTTCGAAGACGGCGTGGTCACCGCGGGTAACGCCTCGGGCGTGAACGACGGTGCCGCCGCGCTGCTGATCGGCAGCCAGGCCGCTGGCGAGAAGCACGGCCTCAAGCCAATGGCACGCATCCTGTCCGCCGCCGTTGCCGGCGTCGAGCCGCGCATCATGGGCGTTGGACCGGTGGAAGCCATCAACAAGGCACTGGCCCGTGCTGGCCTGAGCCTGACCGATATGGACATCATCGAAATCAACGAAGCCTTCGCCTCGCAGGTGCTGGGCTGTCTGAAGGGCCTGGATGTGGCGTTCGACGACCCGCGCGTCAACCCGAACGGTGGCGCGATTGCCGTGGGTCATCCGCTGGGGGCTTCCGGAGCCCGCCTGGCACTGTCCACCGCGCGTGAATTGCAGCGCAGCGGCAAGCGCTACGCGGTCATCAGCTTGTGTATCGGTGTCGGCCAGGGCCTGGCCATGGTCATCGAGCGCGTCTGA
- a CDS encoding CaiB/BaiF CoA-transferase family protein: MGALSGIRVLDLSRVLAGPWCGQVLADLGAEVIKVERPRVGDDTRGWGPPYMKTPDGENSIEASYYQSTNRNKLSVAVNIATPEGQELVRALAATSDVLIENYKAGSLAKYGLDYDSLSKLNPRLVYCSITGFGLTGPRAEEPGYDFVIQGMGGLMSITGEKDGVPGAGPQKVGVAVADVMTGLYSTIAIQAALLAREKTGRGQHCDMALLDVQVAALGNQSQNYLSTGKPPGRQGNAHVNIVPYQVFTASDMDFIIACGNDTQFVALCDAISLPELPRDPRFTKNADRVRNRDAIVGLLSEHFLKDTADNWVTRIHAAKVPVGVINDIGRALAEPQVLARDMLVDIPHAKNPDFRMVGSPVKLSGTPVEYKRPAPMLGEHTEQVLKSVLGLSADALDVLKDKGVIEQLT, from the coding sequence ATGGGTGCATTGAGTGGGATTCGGGTGCTCGACCTGAGTCGTGTATTGGCTGGCCCCTGGTGCGGCCAAGTGCTGGCCGACCTTGGCGCCGAAGTGATCAAGGTCGAACGGCCGCGTGTGGGTGATGACACCCGTGGCTGGGGCCCGCCTTACATGAAAACGCCGGATGGCGAGAACAGCATCGAGGCGTCCTATTACCAGTCCACCAACCGCAACAAGCTGTCGGTGGCTGTGAACATCGCCACGCCGGAAGGTCAGGAGCTGGTGCGAGCACTGGCGGCCACCTCCGACGTGCTGATCGAGAACTACAAGGCCGGCTCGCTGGCCAAGTACGGGCTGGACTACGACAGCCTGTCGAAGCTTAATCCGCGTCTGGTCTACTGCTCGATCACCGGTTTCGGTCTGACCGGCCCGCGCGCCGAAGAGCCCGGCTACGACTTCGTCATCCAGGGCATGGGCGGTCTGATGAGCATCACCGGCGAGAAGGACGGTGTGCCGGGTGCCGGCCCGCAGAAGGTGGGCGTGGCCGTGGCGGACGTAATGACCGGCCTGTATTCCACCATCGCCATTCAGGCGGCGTTGCTGGCACGTGAAAAGACTGGTCGCGGCCAGCACTGCGATATGGCGCTGCTGGATGTGCAGGTGGCCGCCCTGGGCAACCAGAGCCAGAACTACCTGAGCACCGGCAAACCGCCGGGCCGTCAGGGCAACGCCCACGTCAACATCGTGCCATATCAGGTGTTCACTGCCAGCGACATGGATTTCATCATTGCCTGTGGCAACGACACTCAGTTCGTAGCCCTGTGCGATGCCATCAGCCTGCCGGAACTGCCGCGGGACCCGCGCTTCACCAAAAACGCCGACCGCGTGCGCAACCGCGACGCCATCGTCGGGCTGCTGTCCGAGCACTTCCTCAAGGACACCGCCGACAACTGGGTCACCCGGATCCATGCGGCGAAGGTACCAGTCGGCGTGATCAACGACATCGGCCGCGCCCTGGCTGAGCCGCAGGTGCTGGCGCGCGACATGCTGGTCGATATCCCGCACGCCAAGAACCCGGACTTCAGGATGGTCGGGAGCCCGGTGAAGCTCTCGGGCACGCCGGTCGAGTACAAGCGGCCTGCGCCGATGCTCGGTGAGCACACGGAGCAGGTTCTGAAATCCGTCCTGGGGCTTTCAGCCGATGCGCTGGATGTTCTGAAAGACAAGGGGGTCATCGAGCA